The Arachis duranensis cultivar V14167 chromosome 2, aradu.V14167.gnm2.J7QH, whole genome shotgun sequence genome has a window encoding:
- the LOC127739614 gene encoding pentatricopeptide repeat-containing protein At1g12775, mitochondrial-like, whose protein sequence is MSVVNMKEYPTSTFLFAQMQFRCIAPSMISLSMLINYFCRLGQMNSAFSALAKIINMGHELNVITLTTLIRGFCINGKFREALRFHDKLISLGFQLDEVSYGILISSLCKMGQARAAMELLQKLESYTVKPNIVMYRTIIDGLRKDGLVNEAQNLFSEMISQGIYPDIVSYNSLMHGLCCTGRLKEATQLLNDMVVIDINPDVCIYNILVDALCKE, encoded by the coding sequence ATGTCTGTTGTTAACATGAAAGAATACCCcacttctacttttctttttgcACAAATGCAGTTTAGGTGTATCGCTCCTTCCATGATTAGTTTGAGCATGTTGATCAATTATTTTTGTCGTTTGGGTCAAATGAACTCTGCTTTCTCTGCATTGGCCAAGATTATCAATATGGGTCATGAATTGAATGTTATAACACTTACCACACTCATCAGAGGGTTCTGTATAAACGGAAAGTTTAGGGAAGCCCTACGGTTTCATGACAAACTAATATCTCTAGGTTTTCAGCTTGATGAGGTTAGTTATGGGATCTTAATTAGTAGTCTATGTAAAATGGGGCAAGCAAGAGCCGCCATGGAGCTTTTGCAAAAGCTAGAGAGTTATACAGTTAAGCCTAACATAGTAATGTACAGAACAATTATCGATGGATTGCGTAAAGATGGTCTTGTAAATGAGGCACAAAATTTGTTCTCAGAGATGATTTCTCAAGGAATTTATCCTGATATTGTCTCATACAATTCTCTGATGCATGGTTTGTGTTGCACTGGTCGTTTAAAAGAAGCAACTCAATTGTTGAATGATATGGTTGTTATAGACATTAACCCAGATGTATGTATCTATAACATTCTAGTCGATGCATTATGTAAAgaatga
- the LOC107473586 gene encoding pentatricopeptide repeat-containing protein At5g40400, with the protein MVRRLSSYSSNEFILSLSTSKISPFSKISILSTSSLSSSSSSSSPPPPPLVPDHVSHCKPIFSPFYHLLPHTQNPNKIVNLISSTLKQKSPNLSLLQNDIRAILPKLGANQISRILLRSQSDYSSALTFFNWVKHDLGIIHTVQNYCIVIHILAWSGIFSESMNLLSELIQLVEVQSFALNEDIHQNLAVCAENCNWNPVIFDMLIKAYVKVGMIEKGLETFRKNVEACFVPSVTACNCLLSGLSKFNYDGYCWEVYEEMGRLGIHGNGYTFNILTHVLCKDGDSDKVNGFLDKMEEEGFEPDLVTYNTLLNSYCRKRRLEDAFYLYKIMHIRGVMPNLISFTALMNGLCKEGKVKKAHQLFHQMVHSGIDPDIISYNTLIGGYCREGKTQMCRLLLHEMIGKGICPDNISCRLVIKGYVKDGKLASALNLVVELKRFRVKIPEDLHDYLLVALCKERKPFAARSLLQRVSEDGGYTPKVSTYNEVVASLCKFNNVEEAIALKSEMAKKGMSLNLSAYGAIIRCLCEANKTMEAEGLLEEMVCSGILPDLEICRVFVNGYCKKRNVEQAVLLLNLFAKEFRVYDTKSYNAVVKVFCEDGNVAELMELQDRLLKVGYVPNSLTCKYVIQGLQKTMVLDNELLDQTMLET; encoded by the coding sequence ATGGTTCGCAGACTTTCATCCTATTCTTCCAATGAGTTCATTCTTTCACTATCAACCTCCAAAATTTCACCTTTctcaaaaatttcaattttatcaacatcatcattatcatcatcatcttcttcttcttctcctccgcCTCCTCCTCTAGTCCCTGATCATGTCTCTCATTGTAAACCAATTTTTAGTCCCTTCTACCATCTCCTTCCTCATACCCAAAACCCTAACAAAATAGTCAACCTCATCTCTTCAACCTTGAAGCAAAAAAGTCCCAACCTTTCACTTCTTCAGAATGATATCAGAGCTATTCTCCCCAAATTGGGTGCCAATCAGATCTCAAGGATCTTACTTAGGTCCCAATCAGATTACTCTTCAGCTCTCACCTTTTTCAATTGGGTTAAGCATGATTTGGGTATTATACACACTGTTCAGAACTATTGCATAGTTATTCACATACTAGCATGGTCTGGAATATTCTCTGAGTCCATGAATTTGTTGTCTGAATTGATACAATTGGTTGAGGTTCAGAGTTTTGCCCTAAATGAAGACATTCATCAGAATTTGGCTGTGTGTGCTGAAAATTGTAATTGGAATCCAGTGATCTTTGATATGCTTATCAAGGCCTATGTTAAGGTTGGTATGATTGAGAAGGGTTTAGAAACTTTTCGGAAGAATGTTGAGGCTTGTTTTGTGCCTAGTGTAACTGCTTGCAATTGTTTACTTAGTGGTTTGTCTAAGTTTAACTATGATGGTTATTGTTGGGAAGTATATGAAGAGATGGGTAGACTTGGGATACATGGGAATGGGTATACTTTCAATATTTTGACCCATGTTTTGTGCAAAGATGGTGATTCGGATAAGGTGAATGGGTTCCTGGATAAAATGGAGGAAGAAGGATTTGAACCTGATTTGGTGACATATAATACACTGCTTAATAGTTATTGTAGGAAAAGAAGGTTGGAGGATGCATTTTATCTCTATAAGATCATGCACATTAGAGGTGTGATGCCTAACTTGATTTCGTTTACGGCCTTGATGAATGGCCTTTGTAAGGAAGGGAAGGTCAAGAAGGCTCATCAACTTTTCCATCAGATGGTTCATAGTGGGATAGATCCAGACATTATTTCATATAACACTCTCATAGGTGGTTATTGCAGAGAAGGAAAGACACAAATGTGTAGATTGCTATTGCACGAAATGATAGGAAAAGGGATTTGTCCCGACAACATCTCTTGTCGGCTTGTCATTAAAGGATATGTAAAGGATGGAAAGTTGGCATCTGCCTTGAATTTGGTTGTGGAGCTTAAGAGATTCAGAGTTAAGATTCCTGAAGATTTACACGATTATCTTCTAGTTGCATTGTGTAAAGAACGTAAACCGTTTGCAGCTAGAAGTCTTCTGCAAAGGGTATCCGAGGATGGTGGCTATACACCTAAAGTGAGTACCTATAATGAAGTAGTGGCGTCTCTATGTAAATTCAATAATGTGGAAGAGGCAATCGCATTGAAATCTGAGATGGCAAAGAAGGGCATGAGTCTTAATCTCAGTGCCTATGGAGCTATTATACGCTGCTTGTGCGAGGCAAACAAGACTATGGAAGCTGAAGGTTTGTTGGAGGAAATGGTTTGTTCTGGTATTCTCCCTGATCTAGAAATATGCCGAGTGTTCGTAAATGGCTATTGCAAAAAACGAAATGTCGAACAAGCTGTTTTGTTGCTGAACTTATTTGCTAAGGAGTTTCGAGTTTATGATACCAAAAGCTACAACGCAGTTGTCAAAGTCTTTTGCGAGGATGGTAATGTGGCCGAGTTGATGGAGCTTCAGGATAGGCTGCTCAAAGTTGGGTATGTTCCGAACAGCCTAACTTGTAAGTATGTGATCCAAGGATTGCAGAAAACTATGGTACTAGATAATGAGTTATTGGACCAAACCATGCTTGAAACCTAG
- the LOC107473588 gene encoding 1-aminocyclopropane-1-carboxylate oxidase homolog 1, with translation MSSFDDDDVQYDRAKEIKKFDDTKLGVKGLLDSGVMKVPRFLIHLEENLQNPPSSLLSSLCLNVPVIDLKGYDDDNDDGIIRRSNIVSEIKEASSKWGFFQMVNHGVPISVMDELLNVIREFHEQPSEVKKEWYSRDHKVKVRFYCNGDLFVSKAANWRDTIAFDFQDGPLKPQDYPLICRNVVSKYMEHVSKLRENLSELLSEALGLRRDYLSSIECMKSETMVCHYYPPCPEPELTIGTSKHSDPSSLTILLQDFIGGLQVLHQDQWVDITPIHGALVANIGDFMQLITNDKFKSVEHRVLARRVGPRASAACHIYPSATHRNKQYGPIEAFTSNQSPSKYKKTSSNEYLGYYRSKGLDGNKALPYFRV, from the exons atgtcttcctttgatgatgatgatgttcaATATGATAGAGCTAAGGAAATAAAGAAATTTGATGATACCAAACTTGGTGTCAAAGGTCTATTAGATTCTGGTGTAATGAAAGTGCCAAGATTCCTCATACATTTAGAAGAGAATCTACAAAACCcaccatcatcattattatcatcattatgCCTCAATGTTCCTGTGATAGATCTCAAAGgctatgatgatgataatgatgatgggATAATTAGAAGGTCTAATATAGTGAGTGAGATAAAAGAAGCATCATCAAAGTGGGGTTTTTTCCAAATGGTGAATCATGGGGTCCCAATTAGTGTGATGGATGAATTGTTGAATGTGATAAGAGAATTCCATGAGCAACCTAGTGAGGTCAAGAAAGAGTGGTATTCAAGGGATCATAAGGTGAAGGTGAGGTTTTATTGCAATGGTGATCTCTTTGTTTCTAAAGCAGCAAATTGGAGGGATACCATTGCTTTTGATTTTCAAGATGGTCCTCTTAAGCCTCAGGACTATCCCCTAATTTGCAG gAATGTAGTGAGCAAATACATGGAACATGTTAGCAAACTAAGGGAGAATTTATCAGAATTACTCTCAGAAGCATTAGGGTTAAGGAGAGACTATCTTTCAAGCATAGAGTGCATGAAAAGTGAAACAATGGTGTGCCATTATTATCCACCATGTCCAGAACCAGAACTCACAATAGGAACTAGCAAGCATTCAGATCCATCTTCCCTAACAATTCTCCTTCAAGATTTCATAGGTGGCCTCCAAGTTCTTCACCAAGATCAATGGGTTGATATAACCCCCATTCATGGAGCATTGGTTGCAAATATTGGTGACTTTATGCAG CTTATCACTAATGACAAGTTCAAGAGTGTTGAGCACAGAGTGCTGGCTAGAAGAGTTGGGCCTAGGGCTTCAGCAGCATGTCACATTTATCCAAGTGCTACACATAGAAACAAACAATATGGGCCTATAGAGGCTTTCACATCCAATCAAAGCCCATCCAAATACAAGAAGACCTCTTCAAATGAATATCTTGGTTATTATAGGTCCAAAGGGTTAGATGGCAATAAGGCCCTCCCTTATTTTAGGGTGTAA